In the genome of Gadus morhua chromosome 14, gadMor3.0, whole genome shotgun sequence, one region contains:
- the elp4 gene encoding elongator complex protein 4 has translation MAAPMKSMGSSFNATSFQKKTRSKLISIPGTRPSVQNGQLIVSTGVTSLDYLIGGGLAVGTVLLIEEDRYNSYSQMVLKYFMAEGVLCGHELFLASAQDHPDDILTELPAPILDDIASHSPMEGRMQLGGPHASQDAMKIAWRYQNLPKVQTALASSSRFGHYYDVSKKMEPEIRQAANCHAFYLPEHSTESSAPHSPLLESYSALLRSIQEVIRKGGFDGAAPPAKSRNVLRIGLPSLGSPLWGDDLCCRDNPAHGHALTTFLYGLRAVLRSSLSVAVLTIPSHLIQNRAVMGNITRLCDNAIALESFKGSDRETNPLYKDYHGLLHVRQVPRLNCLLTELPDHKDLAFKLKRKQFTIERLHLPPDLSETVSRVSRGELAGAAATGTSCGSSGNKHLDF, from the exons ATGGCAGCTCCCATGAAGAGTATGGGCTCGTCATTTAATGCTACTAGTTTTCAGAAGAAAACTAGAAGTAAATTAATTTCGATACCAGGCACAAGACCCTCAGTTCAGAATGGACAGCTTATAGTTTCGACTGGTGTTACGTCCCTCGACTATTTGATAG GTGGGGGCCTAGCAGTGGGGACAGTGCTGCTAATAG agGAGGACCGATACAACAGCTACTCTCAGATGGTTTTGAAGTACTTCATGGCGGAGGGAGTACTATGTGGACATGAACTCTTCTTGGCGTCGGCTCAAGACCATCCAGATGACATCCTCACG GAACTCCCTGCTCCCATCTTGGATGACATCGCCAGCCACAGTCCAATGGAGGGACGCATGCAGCTAGGTGGGCCGCACGCTAGTCAAGACGCTATGAAAATAGCATGGCGATACCAGAATCTACCAAAAGTACAG ACCGCGCTGGCGTCCTCGTCCCGATTCGGACACTACTATGACGTCTCAAAGAAGATGGAGCCAGAAATCCGGCAGGCAGCCAACTGCCACGCGTTCTACCTTCCGGAACATTCTACGGAGTCGTCAGCCCCACACAG TCCGCTGCTTGAGTCCTACTCTGCACTGCTCAGGTCCATTCAGGAGGTCATACGCAAGGGAGGGTTCGATGGAGCCGCACCCCCG GCAAAGTCCCGGAACGTCTTGCGCATCGGGCTCCCGTCCCTGGGTTCCCCCCTGTGGGGTGACGACCTGTGTTGCCGCGACAACCCCGCCCACGGCCACGCCCTCACCACCTTTCTCTACGGACTGCGGGCCGTGCTGAGGTCATCGCTCTCCGTGGCGGTGCTGACCATTCCCTCTCACCTGATCCAG AACCGGGCCGTAATGGGCAACATCACCAGGCTGTGTGACAACGCTATAGCCCTGGAGTCGTTCAAGGGCTCCGACAGAGAGACCAACCCGCTCTACAAAGATTACCATG GGTTGCTCCACGTGCGCCAGGTGCCCCGCCTCAACTGCCTGCTCACCGAACTCCCAGACCACAAGGACCTGGCCTTCAAACTCAAGAGGAAGCAGTTCACCATCGAG